A region of the Bacteroidota bacterium genome:
CTAATTAAAAATGCAATTGCAATGCCCGGTAAAACGGCATGCGAAATGGCATCACCAACCATGGTCATTTTTCGTAGTATTAAGTAACATCCCAATAACCCTGATGTAACTGCCACCAAACTACCCGTTAACATTATCCAAAATGCATCTGTCATCATATTACATTATTAATAAGGTATAATTTTTTCATGCGGATCTTTTTCCGGCTTATCTAAAAGCATAATTAATTTTTGTTCAATTTCCGGCGTAATAATATGTTCTATCCCTTCAGCATCATCATGCACATGGTCGCCCTGAATTTGTAATTGTTGGGTTAAATACATTTCCCACAAACGGTGAATGCGTGTAATACGTTTGCCTTCTGCCTGACCGGCTTCTGTCAATAAAAATCCGTTTACATGTTTCACAACATAGTCGTTGTGCAACAACATACTAAAACCCTGTTTAAACTCTCTGTTTTTCATTTCGCGCTCTTCAACAATTTCTGAAAGTGTAAAAACATTTTTACCCGGATTTTTTTCTTCCAAATGATACATTTCTTTCAGAATATTTTCACGCAACATTTTATTCAAATATTTTTTTCGGATGATATACTTCGGAACTACACCTTTTTTAGGTGCAAATAAAATACTCAAAACAGCAATCAATGAAATCATCATAACAATCCATGGCCCTGTCGGCATTTTATTGTCCGTGTAGGATACATAAGCACCAATAACACTGCCTGTAACTGCAAATAAAACACTTAACAAAATCATTTTCCGTAAATCGTTCGTCCAGTATTTTGCTGCAGCAGCAGGTGTAATAAGCATTGCAGCCATAAGCACAACACCTACTGCCTGAATGCCTGCAGCAACTGCAAGTACCGTTAATGTAGTCAGCAACAATTGTAATTTATTTACCGGTAAGCCTGCACTTTGGGCATAAGCCGGATCAAAACTTAATACTTTAAATTCTTTAAAAAATGTAAGCACCATCACAATAATTAAAATGCTTACACCGCCCATAGTTTTAATATCATCCGGTTGCATGGCCGCAGCTTTTCCAAAAAGGAAATTGTTTAAACCACTTTGCGCTGCATTTCCGCTTTGCTGAATATAAGTAAGTAGTAATATCCCCACACCAAAAAACACTGATAATACTAAACCAATTGCCGTATCTGATTTTAATTTGCTACGTTTCGTAATTACATCAACACAAACAATAGATAACCATCCTGTTACAAATGCGCCACCCAATAAAATCCACAAATTGCGTGAATCGAATAATATAAACGACAAACATACTCCCGGCAAAACCGAATGTGCAATGGCATCTCCGGTTAAAGCACGTTTCTGTAAAAACGCAAATGTTCCAATTGTAGCAGAACTGATCCCTAATAAAATCATTCCCATTACCACAAATAGTACATTTGGGTCGTTTAGTGAAATAAAATCTATAAATGTTTTCATCTTATATTATAAGTCAAATCTGTAAGCAAAGCCGGTTGAAATAAACGGGACATCATAATCAAATTGGTAACCACCGGATACGTCAACTTGTATATTTGTATTAATTAAATACGTAAACCCCATATCAACTGAGGCTTCAAAAT
Encoded here:
- a CDS encoding metal ABC transporter permease gives rise to the protein MKTFIDFISLNDPNVLFVVMGMILLGISSATIGTFAFLQKRALTGDAIAHSVLPGVCLSFILFDSRNLWILLGGAFVTGWLSIVCVDVITKRSKLKSDTAIGLVLSVFFGVGILLLTYIQQSGNAAQSGLNNFLFGKAAAMQPDDIKTMGGVSILIIVMVLTFFKEFKVLSFDPAYAQSAGLPVNKLQLLLTTLTVLAVAAGIQAVGVVLMAAMLITPAAAAKYWTNDLRKMILLSVLFAVTGSVIGAYVSYTDNKMPTGPWIVMMISLIAVLSILFAPKKGVVPKYIIRKKYLNKMLRENILKEMYHLEEKNPGKNVFTLSEIVEEREMKNREFKQGFSMLLHNDYVVKHVNGFLLTEAGQAEGKRITRIHRLWEMYLTQQLQIQGDHVHDDAEGIEHIITPEIEQKLIMLLDKPEKDPHEKIIPY